From Sulfuracidifex tepidarius, one genomic window encodes:
- the gcvPA gene encoding aminomethyl-transferring glycine dehydrogenase subunit GcvPA, which produces MTHPWLPNLSSKEDILKRMGKTEEDLFSDVPKELMIKGDLNLPTRRSEYEVKLRLKELKEKNVQLKYPPFLGGGVCPHYVPEAVKFIISRSEFYTSYTPYQPEISQGILQALYEYQSLMAEILDMEVVNSSMYDWGSSLAEAVLMAFRINGRKKVIIPELINPFHEEVLRTWTEPRGITLVKVKPNEDGSLNLDDLSRKLNEEVSAIYVEQPNFYGIIEDNLEAVVELARRMKVVTIMGVNPLSLSLVKPPGEYGVDIAVGEGQELGIPLNYGGPYMGIMAVRWDAKLVRQMPGRIVGKTKDENGKQGYTLILQTREQFARREKATSNITTNESLMAIANAVYISLLGKNGFKELGEEIYRRSHYAMRKMVKELGLSRTFQGDFFEEFEVNLKNYDKVHEALLKRGIHGGLKLSDTSSLLCVTEAHPKKAIDEMVDVMKEVI; this is translated from the coding sequence ATGACCCATCCATGGTTACCTAACCTATCCTCGAAGGAGGATATATTGAAGAGAATGGGAAAGACCGAGGAAGACCTCTTCAGCGACGTACCTAAGGAATTGATGATCAAGGGGGACCTCAACTTACCTACCAGAAGGTCGGAATATGAGGTGAAATTGAGATTGAAGGAACTAAAAGAGAAGAACGTTCAGCTTAAATATCCACCTTTCCTTGGTGGAGGGGTCTGCCCTCATTACGTACCGGAGGCGGTGAAGTTCATTATAAGCAGGTCTGAGTTCTACACCTCTTATACGCCTTATCAACCTGAAATATCACAAGGGATACTGCAGGCGCTTTACGAGTACCAGAGCCTCATGGCTGAGATACTGGACATGGAGGTGGTAAATTCCTCCATGTATGACTGGGGATCATCATTGGCTGAAGCGGTGTTGATGGCTTTTAGAATTAATGGAAGAAAGAAAGTTATAATACCAGAGTTGATTAATCCATTCCACGAGGAAGTGCTAAGGACTTGGACTGAACCTAGAGGAATAACACTGGTTAAAGTGAAACCCAACGAAGATGGATCATTGAATCTAGACGACCTATCTAGAAAACTCAACGAAGAGGTTTCAGCAATATACGTGGAGCAACCTAACTTCTACGGCATCATAGAAGACAACTTAGAAGCAGTGGTAGAGCTTGCTAGGAGGATGAAAGTTGTAACCATAATGGGAGTAAACCCTTTATCGCTTTCGTTGGTGAAACCCCCAGGAGAATACGGAGTTGACATAGCTGTTGGAGAAGGTCAAGAGCTTGGAATCCCATTAAACTATGGCGGTCCGTACATGGGAATAATGGCTGTCAGATGGGACGCTAAACTGGTGAGACAGATGCCGGGCAGGATAGTTGGGAAAACTAAGGACGAGAACGGAAAGCAGGGTTACACGCTGATCTTACAAACTAGGGAACAGTTTGCACGCAGGGAGAAAGCTACCTCAAACATAACAACAAATGAATCGTTAATGGCAATAGCTAACGCAGTTTACATCTCCCTACTAGGAAAGAATGGATTCAAGGAATTGGGAGAGGAAATCTACAGGAGAAGCCATTACGCTATGAGAAAGATGGTTAAGGAACTTGGATTATCCAGAACATTTCAAGGAGACTTCTTTGAAGAGTTTGAGGTAAATCTCAAAAATTACGACAAGGTACATGAGGCTCTTTTGAAACGTGGAATACATGGAGGGCTGAAGCTGAGCGACACTTCCTCCCTTCTATGCGTGACAGAGGCACACCCCAAGAAAGCAATAGACGAAATGGTAGATGTGATGAAAGAGGTGATTTAA
- a CDS encoding signal peptidase I has product MKMKKSDLIGILIIIGIYVLLFSSAVETASVQGVSMYPVLQNGSLTFYKSTHDASYHNVVIYRSPLGFYVIHRVVQVGQDSYVTQGVDNITNPLPDNRIGLEPLGGIPKNDVIGKVVEVDGYVISIPYLGYISVIFSDLI; this is encoded by the coding sequence ATGAAGATGAAGAAGAGTGATTTGATAGGAATTTTAATAATAATAGGAATTTACGTCCTTCTCTTCTCTAGTGCGGTAGAGACGGCAAGTGTTCAAGGAGTTTCCATGTACCCCGTGCTACAGAACGGATCCCTTACTTTTTATAAATCAACTCATGATGCAAGTTACCACAACGTTGTAATATATAGGTCACCTTTAGGGTTTTACGTCATTCATAGGGTTGTACAAGTGGGGCAAGATTCTTACGTTACCCAAGGTGTAGATAACATAACTAATCCTTTACCTGATAATAGAATCGGGCTGGAGCCTTTAGGAGGGATTCCAAAGAATGATGTGATAGGTAAAGTAGTTGAAGTTGACGGATATGTGATATCGATCCCATATCTAGGGTATATTTCGGTTATTTTCTCCGATTTAATTTAA
- the gcvPB gene encoding aminomethyl-transferring glycine dehydrogenase subunit GcvPB, translating to MWRQAVWDEPLIFEINRTKSRRQGILIPKEEIEEDVSIPDSVRRKEIDLPELTENEVVRHFVRLSQMNYGVDTGMMPLGSCTMKYNPKSEELAQDITGDYHPLQDVNTVQGTLEMIYETQEWLKEVTGMDECSLQVPAGSAGELAGVIMIRKYHLEKESHKDEMLVADTAHGTNPASASMVGYKVVYIKSNEEGLVDVDLLRSTASERTAGFMLTNPNTLGLFEENIGEISKVIHENGGLLYYDGANLNGILGIVRPGDMGFDIVHLNLHKTFGVPHGGGGPGAGALCAKGEMTRYLPYPIVEKAEGKFIMNKPERSIGKISSFNGNIGNVARAYVYIMGLGREGISEIARLSTLATNYLIDRLKDTKLELKSPNRPRKHEVVFSAKKIFDETGISALDIAKGLLDQGFYAPTIYFPPIVEEALMIEPTETESIETLDMFANALLKTIEDAYSNPDSLRRSPSNTAVGRLDQTKANHPSTVTPSYKVEKLRLLLKNDLILK from the coding sequence ATGTGGAGACAAGCTGTATGGGACGAACCTCTAATATTTGAGATCAATAGAACCAAGTCTAGGAGGCAAGGCATTCTAATCCCTAAGGAGGAAATAGAAGAGGACGTCTCAATTCCTGATTCGGTGAGGAGAAAGGAAATAGACCTTCCTGAACTAACTGAAAACGAAGTTGTAAGGCACTTCGTTAGACTATCTCAGATGAACTATGGAGTGGACACAGGGATGATGCCACTCGGGTCATGTACCATGAAGTACAACCCTAAGTCGGAAGAGCTAGCCCAAGACATCACGGGGGACTATCATCCCCTGCAGGACGTGAATACCGTACAGGGAACCCTTGAGATGATATATGAGACCCAGGAATGGCTGAAGGAAGTAACTGGGATGGACGAATGCTCCCTTCAGGTACCCGCTGGGTCTGCTGGTGAACTAGCTGGAGTGATCATGATAAGAAAGTATCACCTAGAAAAGGAGAGTCATAAAGACGAGATGCTTGTGGCAGACACAGCCCATGGGACTAACCCGGCTAGTGCATCAATGGTAGGATATAAAGTAGTCTACATAAAGTCAAACGAAGAAGGATTAGTAGACGTTGACCTTCTGAGGTCTACCGCAAGCGAGAGGACTGCAGGATTCATGCTCACTAACCCTAACACCTTAGGTCTTTTCGAGGAAAACATAGGAGAGATATCTAAGGTAATTCACGAGAACGGCGGTTTGCTTTACTACGATGGTGCAAATCTGAATGGAATTTTGGGGATTGTAAGACCGGGGGACATGGGCTTCGATATAGTACATCTGAACTTGCATAAGACATTCGGTGTACCCCACGGCGGAGGTGGACCTGGGGCTGGGGCTTTATGCGCAAAAGGAGAAATGACTAGATATTTGCCCTACCCGATAGTCGAGAAAGCGGAAGGAAAGTTCATCATGAATAAGCCTGAAAGGAGCATAGGAAAGATATCGTCCTTCAATGGGAACATAGGAAATGTGGCTAGAGCTTACGTTTATATCATGGGATTAGGAAGAGAGGGAATCTCTGAAATAGCTAGGCTGAGCACTTTAGCGACCAACTACCTGATAGACAGACTTAAGGATACCAAGCTGGAACTTAAATCCCCGAACAGACCTAGAAAACATGAAGTAGTCTTCAGTGCTAAGAAGATCTTTGATGAGACTGGAATTTCCGCGCTAGACATAGCAAAGGGACTGTTAGATCAAGGATTTTACGCTCCTACTATTTATTTCCCTCCAATCGTAGAGGAAGCATTGATGATTGAACCAACGGAGACCGAATCCATTGAGACTTTAGACATGTTCGCTAACGCTCTACTGAAAACAATCGAGGATGCTTACAGTAACCCAGATAGTTTGAGAAGATCTCCTTCAAATACTGCTGTAGGCAGACTCGACCAGACCAAAGCCAATCATCCTTCCACCGTAACACCTTCCTATAAGGTTGAGAAACTCAGGCTATTACTGAAAAACGATCTAATATTAAAGTAG